A single Watersipora subatra chromosome 7, tzWatSuba1.1, whole genome shotgun sequence DNA region contains:
- the LOC137399835 gene encoding homeobox protein Nkx-2.2a-like — MLNGQQPATNTMLYVPTQWRDQYLIPTGNSMDETNCLKAHDDLSNHDGSPDSPLEADDDDAASDGVTDKSSVDEGDKKEGSSKKRKRRVLFSKAQTYELERRFRQQKYLSAPEREHLAGIIRLTPTQVKIWFQNHRYKMKKSRSDNKVFELSSVSAARRVPVPVLVRDGKRCPSPSNIYPGPTPDYNNPMGNHATAFTSTAQSVHNSLMNAAAHSYNAVSSQYPPATYPQYPVDTGHDSYLSNNNLASAMSPTMQSQMHSSNHMAGFSTYNPPLVQQTCRWGW, encoded by the exons ATGTTGAACGGGCAGCAGCCTGCTACAAACACCATGCTATACGTACCGACTCAGTGGCGTGACCAAT ATCTGATTCCAACAGGCAACTCAATGGATGAAACCAACTGTCTAAAGGCACATGACGACCTGTCCAACCATGACGGTAGCCCAGATTCTCCGCTAGAAGCCGATGACGATGATGCAGCGTCGGACGGAGTTACCGATAAGAGCTCTGTGGATGAAGGAGATAAAAAAGAAGGTTCCAGCAAGAAACGCAAGAGAAGG GTTCTTTTCTCTAAAGCGCAAACATATGAGTTGGAGAGACGATTTAGACAGCAGAAATATCTATCAGCACCGGAAAGGGAACACTTAGCGGGAATAATTCGCCTTACCCCAACTCAG GTCaaaatttggtttcaaaaccACCGATACAAGATGAAGAAATCTCGATCTGACAATAAGGTCTTTGAGCTATCTTCTGTTTCTGCGGCACGTCGAGTTCCTGTGCCGGTCCTAGTACGAGACGGTAAACGGTGTCCCAGCCCGTCAAATATCTATCCAGGCCCAACGCCAGACTATAATAACCCGATGGGTAATCATGCAACAGCCTTCACGAGCACAGCTCAATCCGTACACAATAGTCTTATGAACGCTGCTGCTCACTCCTATAACGCAGTGTCATCGCAGTATCCTCCTGCGACTTACCCACAGTACCCTGTCGACACAGGGCATGACTCCTACCTCTCTAACAATAACTTAGCATCAGCAATGTCACCAACCATGCAGTCGCAGATGCACAGCTCGAATCACATGGCTGGCTTCTCGACATATAACCCTCCACTTGTCCAACAAACCTGCCGGTGGGGTTGGTAG